The window AACCTCTCCAGTTCCATAGTGCAACTAAAATAAAGGACCCAGGGGGGCAGGAACTCCTTGCTGTCCTGAGCAAACTCCTAAACACCAGGGGAGAGGCCAAGTATCAGCACTGGGTGCTCGCCCGGTCCCGGGCCAGCAGGTCCCAAAGCCAGGCACTCACCAGGATACAGTACTCCTTGCCGGCCTCCGTGGAGACGGCGGTGATGTCCgtcagctctgcagtgcccagcgAGCGGAAGAAGCTGGTCTGACAGTCCTCGTGGCACGTGAAAGCTTTCTCATCCGTCAGCACCAGGCAGCAGGGAACGCACGGCGTCGGGGCAACACCCTGGGGGATCACCTGCGTGGGGAAAAGGGCGGTAAAACCTGGCACGATGGAGCCCATCTCCTTGGGATGTGTGTGTTCTCCTGGAGGGAAACACTCCTGGCTCAGGATAAAGctgcctgctccatcctgccagACATTCCTGCTCCCTTCGGCAGCGCCAAAGGGGctctgggcaagggagggggcTGAAGCACCCACGCTCAGGGCCTGTCCCCAGCTCACCCCTTTGGAGACAGCCTGGCAGAAGTACTGCATCCAGTCTGCCATGTCCTCCTCGTTCTCGGCActcagctccagggagggccGGTCCGTCAGGATCACCTGGAAGGAGTGGGGCCGGTCGGTGGTGTTGGAACGCCGGCATCCCCCGCACTGCTCGCCGCTGGGAGAGAGGGGGAGGATGGAGATGAGCGGGATGGATGGGCCAGCATGAGCCTGAGAACAGCCTCCAactgccctccctgggcagcacctCACCCCTGCTGGCAACAAACATTTCCCATCTGCAACATCCCCTGGGATTGCTCCAAAGGACCAGTTATCTCCAGGTTCTTCACGttgcaggagagctggagttGAGCACTGGAGCCAAAAACTAATGGGcacctgtccccaggcaggagcagctgggattcCTGTGGCATGGACCGGGTCATGATCCAGCCTGGAACTCCTCCCTGGCTATCCCAAGtagctcctgctccccagatCCCCATCAAGTCTGGTTGCTGTGTCCTACCAGCCACTTACCCCATGTtgacagagaggagaggggtGACGTCTGTGCGATCTGGGTACTGGTACAAGATCCCGTTGCTGCCATTTGGGAAGATGAGAGAGGGGGTAACTGGAGTCAGCTCAGCTCTGGTATCCCCTGCCTTTGCCctcacagccagccctgccctgcctcccaCCCATGAAGCCTTGTGGGATcacattcctgctgctgggcacccACAAATGGCTTTAGCCACCAAACAGGTGGCTTGGTCCCTTGTCTTGGATTGCAATGCAGGATCTAACTGGGGTGTGAATTCTATTATCTGCTGAAACCGAGTGGGGAGATGTTAATgggcagctgttaaaaccaagtggggcagtgttctttatctcttccaccaggggatatctgctgttcacgggccatcgaggctcactgcaCGGCTGATACAATTCCATCGTCCCAATGGGAGAGGCTGTACCCAGgagaggagcccagcattcctacctggataaatCCTGGGATTCAGAACACCAGGgcagcctgtttgcactggattcccagaggaacattggacccatctcaccaccactgcacccttctacaggatcatctcaaagccacatctgtcactgcaggaggacttaATGCGACTCCTACCAACAtcctgaccaacaaggtgtcaggtcgTGTTCTGACTGtaagagtttttcttttttgttagttagtttagttttgggtttgttgctttttttttttttttttttttttttttttggtactactaCATCTTTTCTATTCCCAGTAAAGAACtattactcctattcccatatctttgcttgaaagccccttaatttcaaaattataataattcagagggagggggttagcattctccattccaagggaaactccagcttttccccggcagacacctgtctttccaaactaaGACAGCCCTTCAGGTGGCACCTCCCAAGCAGCTCTCAGGCATCAAACTGCTCCCAGCACCTTCTCCCAAGAGCCCTGTGTGAGTTCAGCCCTGACCCACAGCCCCAGTGCCCACCTGAGCACCACGAAGCAGGGCTTCCACTGCTCCTTGCCCAGGTAGGATGTCCCTGCCTTGTAGTGCAGGACGCCATCCTTGGTGACAGCGTTTTCCGCAGAGGAgtagctgctgctggcaggtcCCAGTGCCTCATCCATGGGGTCTTCCCAGTGAACGAGGCCGTAGAAATGCACAACCACGTTGCAGGCCTGTAAGAACCAGGAGAAGTCAAGGGAGTCTCCTGTGAGCCTTCATCACCTGCAGTGATGGTGGTGATATCCAAACTCACCTCACACTTGGACTCCTGCGCCACAAACTTGGCAAGTGCCAGTTTCTCCATGGTGGCATCCGTGAGGATACTGGGATAAGGGGGCTCCCGGCATCCTTTGATCATGGCTGACTTCAAGGAGACGAGGAAGAACCTGAGAGGGCGGCAGAGATCTCTGACAAGGCTGGGGCAAACAGCCCCTCATCTCCCTCATACACCCTGGTGTCCAAGGGGCTCCCCTTAACTGTGGGCCTCCGGCCTTCCAGACCAAAGAGTCACAAAATGAACCTACAGACCAAAGGTGATGGGAGGTTGCAAAGTCTGAACTCCAGAAAGGAGATGGGTGACACTGGGAGGTGGTCATTCATCCCAGCACAGATCCCAGTATGACCTGATGGTGACCTCCCTGAACCCTTACCCTGAACACGTGGGGACATGCCTTGGAACTCAAGAGCTCATCCCTACTCATGCCAAGTGACACAAGGTCTGCATTGCCCAGAGCCCTAAAGCACAGACTGAGGGATGGGGTGACAGTTCATCCAGGGAAGAGACTAAGATACTTTGATTGTATCCATGCCTGAGGCATTTCCAGTTGTCAGCTGTGTTCATCCAGGGGCATCAAaccaacccccaaacccctcacgGGTGGCAGGACTGTCGTGAAGGGCTGTCTCTGGAgtctcccactgtccccaagcCCAAGAATTCCACAGTTCCATGCTCCAGTTCCCCACTCACTCGGTGAGAGCCACGTCAGCAGTGTCAAGCAGGAACTGCTTCCTCCGGTTGGTGCACACCAGCGTCACCGTCTGCTGATCCAGCCCAACCTGTGCCACACAGCAATGCTTAGGGAAGCCAGGCACAGGATGAGGGGCAACGGAGCAGGGCTGACCAGGCTTCTGGCCCCAGGGAGAGGGTCAGTGGTCACTCTGCTGCCCATGCAAAGACATGAGTGAGGTGGGCACTCACAGAGGTGGCACTGGAAGAGGCATCACCTCCAACTCTCCCAGTCTCAAAGGTTCACTGCCCAGAATGCTCCCGAAGGACACAAACACACCCCACTGTGATGCTCCTGGCACCTTCACCCCTGGACAGGCGAGAACTGACCCCCCACTCTCCTCTGGCTCCCCTGGGCTGCCCGCCCCGGCCAAGCTCACCGAGATGTAATCCAGCTCGTTGTAGGACACGGCCTCCTCCACCATGTACGGCTTCTCCGCTGcccctggcacagacacagagagccACGTGAGGGGGGGCACAGGAccccctctgcagcagcagcgaTGCACCTGCAAACGGAGCCATGTCCCAGGCAGCATGGAGCCACAGGACACGTGTCCCAGGGCTTCTGGGGGATAAGTCAATCTGAGCTCCCTACTGTGACCACGGGACTCAGGGGAAGTGGCAGTGAAGGCCTAATCCATGGACAAGCCATGGATGGAACCTCCCTCGCTGCCGCTGAGCCCAGAGGCTGTCGGGATGAGATACCTTTCCGGATCAGGTACACGTAGCAATCCGTCAGCAGGACGTAGATGAGCTGCAGGTTCCCTTCCATGTGCCCTGTGCTCATTCGGATCATCTGCATGGAAAGAAAGGAGCGCTCAGCGCTGGGCTGATGCAGGCACAGAGCTGATCCTTCAGTTGATGGAGACTCCTTACCCTGAACAACTGCTCCTCGTTCTCCCGGAAGACGTGGATCATCAGCAGGAGGAGATGGTTGTTATCCACCCTGCGGAGAGAGACAGCAGAAGATGGACACGGATGTGAAACTGGGTGAGTCCAGGAAGGGCAATCCCCCTCCTTGTCCATGATTTGGGCACTTGTTAGCTCCTCAAGACCTTCTCTTCCTGACCCTTTGTGTTTCCTCTTCATCCTGGAAACGGATGGGCTTTGCCCCCAAAACTGAGGACAAAGGGAAAGGTGTCGACTTGAGCTCAAGATTGTTTCAAAGATGCTGTCCCCGCTGAGCAAACCCATCCTTACCTGAACTCAGAGGGATGGGTCAGCTCCGAGGGGCTGCCCTGCCCTTCTTCCACCCCAGAGTCCTCAGCGCTGCTCggggaagggctgggctgctccttcTTGGGCTCGCAGGGAGCCTGCGGATTGGTGGTTTCTGTCTGGCTAGTTTGAGGCTCATCACTCGCCCTTTCAGACTCCTCTACTGCCCCAActgcttctccctctctgctttcttcttcttcaggaGCCTCAGGGCTACCAGAAACATGTGGCGGTTGGCCAGGCCCTGGAGGGTCATGGTGGCCACCACCTGGTGCAGCAGTGTTTGGACTCTCAACGGTAAATCGGTAGAAGTCCATGGGGGCTGAAATCCCCTCGCTAAAGTCGCCAGAGGACGATCCATCCGGGGTCTCCCCTGGCGTGCCAGTCCGAAAGGGCTGCCCGGGGGGCTCCAGGGCGGTGTGCCAGCCCCCGGGGTCCAGCTGCCCGTTGAGCCTGTCCATGACCTTGCTCAGGGGCTGCCCCACGCTCTCCATGGATGTGTCCTTCATCTCAGGGATGCGCAGGGCCAGCGGGCCAAGGGCAGCACGCTCCCCGCCCTCCTCCGGCCCgcccggggcagcggggcccggggcagcagagccccccTCCCTCGGCGGCTCCTCCCGGTCCCTCGGTGGCTCCTCCCTGTCACTGAGCCCGTTGACACCGCTGTCTCCACTGGCCTCGGTCgctgcaggtgctgggctgTTCACCACCTCCTCAGGcttcacctttttcttcttgcctgtCTTCTTCTTCCTGGCTAACCTGTGAGAGAGAAGAATGTCACCCACTGCGCTTGTATAGTCTCTGCAATATGAACGGGGGTCCAACCTTTCCCAGCAACATTCCTTTGCAATTTTCCCTGTTGCCGAGAAATCCTTCTATCAAGAACATCACTCAATGTGCAGCCATGTAGAGCCCCCATCTCTGTGCCAGTTTTCATGAGACAAGGTATGGACACTTTTTCCTAGGTATCCCAGAAAGAAGTGTCACTGCTGACACAGCACCTTGGGCTTTCTTTCAGCTGTAAAGGAATCACAAACAGCTGTGGAGCTGAAGTGACATGAGAGAAATCCCTGGCTGAGATCAAGAAGCTGAGAAGGGAGGTTTCTAGAGGTGGGAATGCTGTGTCCCCACCTGCCAGAAGAGAAAGATGCAGGTTGGAGCACACCGGTATGTGCTGCAGAAGTGTTctggcacccacagcacccaaaCTGCTGCCAGGTCACCCCTGTTCAGGAAGCAAACCCAGTGCTCCCCTTCCCCACGTCTCCCATGTGGGATCACGTGTAaaacccagctcctctgctccttcctgggAAAACCTGGCACCAGAACAGAGCACAACCCTGCTGGGCATGTTTGGGGAGCTCCCATCGCTGGGTATGGGCGGACAGAGCCTTGAGCTCTTTGTCTGGATTGAGGGATCCCTTGGGGATCTCCCCTGCAGGAGTCAAACAccagccaggagctctgcagaggcatCTCCTGTGACAGGGTTGGCGACAGCTCACTGACAAACAGGAGGGACAGGATGGGAGAGAATATCtaagccccagagctgctgcaaagctGCCATCAGCTGGAGGGAGCTCCAAACAAACCCTCATGGATCACTCTGAGCCCTCTGACACACACTGGCAGGGAAAGGGGGTGACGTGAGATCAGCCCATAGGACCTAGCCCAGCCCTACAGGGCTGAATAAAGGCTTCAGCACAGAGACCATCCTCGCTGGGATAGAAGAGGTGGCAAATCCTCAACATCTGCCACCCCTTCTGAGGCCAGCACTCTGTCCCTACCTGATGACCTCCAGCTCCATGCAGCTCTCGGACTGGTCTGTTCCTTCGG is drawn from Hirundo rustica isolate bHirRus1 chromosome 22, bHirRus1.pri.v3, whole genome shotgun sequence and contains these coding sequences:
- the PLEKHM2 gene encoding pleckstrin homology domain-containing family M member 2 isoform X1 translates to MEPAEVKDRILENISLSVKKLQSYFAACEDETPAIRNHDKVLQRLCEHLDHALLYGLQDLSSGYWVLVVHFTRREAIKQIEVLQHVATNLGRSRAWLYLALNENSLESYLRLFQENLSLLHKYYVKNALVCSHDHLTLFLTLVSGLEFIRFDLDLDAPYLDLAPYMPDYYKPQYLLDFEERLPSSVHGSDSLSLNSFNSVTSTNLEWDDSAIAPSSEDYDFGDVFPAMQTMPSRDWEDGDLTDTLSCPRSTASEANGSRAVARSPTQRHNPFNEDKAESSADTTPVHTASRDKAEATPEGTDQSESCMELEVIRLARKKKTGKKKKVKPEEVVNSPAPAATEASGDSGVNGLSDREEPPRDREEPPREGGSAAPGPAAPGGPEEGGERAALGPLALRIPEMKDTSMESVGQPLSKVMDRLNGQLDPGGWHTALEPPGQPFRTGTPGETPDGSSSGDFSEGISAPMDFYRFTVESPNTAAPGGGHHDPPGPGQPPHVSGSPEAPEEEESREGEAVGAVEESERASDEPQTSQTETTNPQAPCEPKKEQPSPSPSSAEDSGVEEGQGSPSELTHPSEFRVDNNHLLLLMIHVFRENEEQLFRMIRMSTGHMEGNLQLIYVLLTDCYVYLIRKGAAEKPYMVEEAVSYNELDYISVGLDQQTVTLVCTNRRKQFLLDTADVALTEFFLVSLKSAMIKGCREPPYPSILTDATMEKLALAKFVAQESKCEACNVVVHFYGLVHWEDPMDEALGPASSSYSSAENAVTKDGVLHYKAGTSYLGKEQWKPCFVVLSNGILYQYPDRTDVTPLLSVNMGGEQCGGCRRSNTTDRPHSFQVILTDRPSLELSAENEEDMADWMQYFCQAVSKGVIPQGVAPTPCVPCCLVLTDEKAFTCHEDCQTSFFRSLGTAELTDITAVSTEAGKEYCILEFAQDSKEFLPPWVLYFSCTMELERFLSALNAAWRNIYQVDLQHKAILDAAVKKKCEDAQSLIDSAWQRSDSLCRGRAERDPWC
- the PLEKHM2 gene encoding pleckstrin homology domain-containing family M member 2 isoform X3, translated to MEPAEVKDRILENISLSVKKLQSYFAACEDETPAIRNHDKVLQRLCEHLDHALLYGLQDLSSGYWVLVVHFTRREAIKQIEVLQHVATNLGRSRAWLYLALNENSLESYLRLFQENLSLLHKYYVKNALVCSHDHLTLFLTLVSGLEFIRFDLDLDAPYLDLAPYMPDYYKPQYLLDFEERLPSSVHGSDSLSLNSFNSVTSTNLEWDDSAIAPSSEDGDLTDTLSCPRSTASEANGSRAVARSPTQRHNPFNEDKAESSADTTPVHTASRDKAEATPEGTDQSESCMELEVIRLARKKKTGKKKKVKPEEVVNSPAPAATEASGDSGVNGLSDREEPPRDREEPPREGGSAAPGPAAPGGPEEGGERAALGPLALRIPEMKDTSMESVGQPLSKVMDRLNGQLDPGGWHTALEPPGQPFRTGTPGETPDGSSSGDFSEGISAPMDFYRFTVESPNTAAPGGGHHDPPGPGQPPHVSGSPEAPEEEESREGEAVGAVEESERASDEPQTSQTETTNPQAPCEPKKEQPSPSPSSAEDSGVEEGQGSPSELTHPSEFRVDNNHLLLLMIHVFRENEEQLFRMIRMSTGHMEGNLQLIYVLLTDCYVYLIRKGAAEKPYMVEEAVSYNELDYISVGLDQQTVTLVCTNRRKQFLLDTADVALTEFFLVSLKSAMIKGCREPPYPSILTDATMEKLALAKFVAQESKCEACNVVVHFYGLVHWEDPMDEALGPASSSYSSAENAVTKDGVLHYKAGTSYLGKEQWKPCFVVLSNGILYQYPDRTDVTPLLSVNMGGEQCGGCRRSNTTDRPHSFQVILTDRPSLELSAENEEDMADWMQYFCQAVSKGVIPQGVAPTPCVPCCLVLTDEKAFTCHEDCQTSFFRSLGTAELTDITAVSTEAGKEYCILEFAQDSKEFLPPWVLYFSCTMELERFLSALNAAWRNIYQVDLQHKAILDAAVKKKCEDAQSLIDSAWQRSDSLCRGRAERDPWC
- the PLEKHM2 gene encoding pleckstrin homology domain-containing family M member 2 isoform X2; this translates as MKTCFMKTSTSEFQLQSYFAACEDETPAIRNHDKVLQRLCEHLDHALLYGLQDLSSGYWVLVVHFTRREAIKQIEVLQHVATNLGRSRAWLYLALNENSLESYLRLFQENLSLLHKYYVKNALVCSHDHLTLFLTLVSGLEFIRFDLDLDAPYLDLAPYMPDYYKPQYLLDFEERLPSSVHGSDSLSLNSFNSVTSTNLEWDDSAIAPSSEDYDFGDVFPAMQTMPSRDWEDGDLTDTLSCPRSTASEANGSRAVARSPTQRHNPFNEDKAESSADTTPVHTASRDKAEATPEGTDQSESCMELEVIRLARKKKTGKKKKVKPEEVVNSPAPAATEASGDSGVNGLSDREEPPRDREEPPREGGSAAPGPAAPGGPEEGGERAALGPLALRIPEMKDTSMESVGQPLSKVMDRLNGQLDPGGWHTALEPPGQPFRTGTPGETPDGSSSGDFSEGISAPMDFYRFTVESPNTAAPGGGHHDPPGPGQPPHVSGSPEAPEEEESREGEAVGAVEESERASDEPQTSQTETTNPQAPCEPKKEQPSPSPSSAEDSGVEEGQGSPSELTHPSEFRVDNNHLLLLMIHVFRENEEQLFRMIRMSTGHMEGNLQLIYVLLTDCYVYLIRKGAAEKPYMVEEAVSYNELDYISVGLDQQTVTLVCTNRRKQFLLDTADVALTEFFLVSLKSAMIKGCREPPYPSILTDATMEKLALAKFVAQESKCEACNVVVHFYGLVHWEDPMDEALGPASSSYSSAENAVTKDGVLHYKAGTSYLGKEQWKPCFVVLSNGILYQYPDRTDVTPLLSVNMGGEQCGGCRRSNTTDRPHSFQVILTDRPSLELSAENEEDMADWMQYFCQAVSKGVIPQGVAPTPCVPCCLVLTDEKAFTCHEDCQTSFFRSLGTAELTDITAVSTEAGKEYCILEFAQDSKEFLPPWVLYFSCTMELERFLSALNAAWRNIYQVDLQHKAILDAAVKKKCEDAQSLIDSAWQRSDSLCRGRAERDPWC